The following proteins are co-located in the Caloenas nicobarica isolate bCalNic1 chromosome 33, bCalNic1.hap1, whole genome shotgun sequence genome:
- the MCRS1 gene encoding microspherule protein 1 isoform X1: MASGATSRSEDEESLAGQKRGSAPTSGTVPKRRSSSRFIKRKKFDDELVESSLAKSSSRAKGAGGAEPARCSGSEPSSGEKKKVSKSVAAPVAPSPVPPHPGLAKRVKKSKQAPPVTKDLGRWKPADDLLLINAVLQTNDLTSVHLGVKFSCRFNLREIQERWYALLYDPVISKLACQAMRQLHPEAIAAIQSKVLFSKAEEQLLTKVGSSSQPTLDTFQELLHKHPDVFYPARTAKALQLHWQLMKQYYLLDDQTVQPLPKGDQVLNFSDAEDALDDNKLKDMRDEVLEHELTVADRRQKREIRQLEQELHKWQVLVDSITGMSSPDFDSQTLAVLRGRMVRYLMRSREITLGRATKDNQIDVDLALEGPAWKISRKQGVIKLKNNGDFFIANEGRRPIYIDGRPVLGGNKWKLNNNSVVEIASLRFVFLINQDLIALIKAEAAKLAQQ, from the exons aTGGCGTCAGGCGCCACGAGCCGCTCCGAGGACGAGGAGTCTCTGGCGGGACAGAAACGGGGCTCAGCCCCCACCTCGGGGACCGTCCCCAAGCGCCGCAGCTCCTCCCG GTTCATTAAGCGGAAGAAGTTCGACGATGAGCTGGTGGAGAGCAGCCTGGCCAAGTCCTCCAGCCGCGCCAAGGGCGCCGGGGGGGCCGAGCCTGCGCGCTGCTCGGGGAGCGAACCCTCCTCGGGTGAGAAGAAGAAG GTCTCCAAGTCGGTGGCTGCCCCCGTGGCGCCCAGTCCcgtccccccccaccccggcctGGCCAAGCGCGTGAAGAAGAGCAAACAGGCCCCCCCGGTCACCAAGGACTTGGGGCGCTGGAAACCGGCTGACGACCTGCTGCTCATTAACGCTGTGCTGCAG ACCAATGACTTGACCTCGGTGCACTTGGGGGTGAAGTTCAGCTGCCGCTTCAACCTACGGGAGATCCAGGAGCGCTGGTATGCGCTGCTCTACGACCCCGTCATCTCCAA gcTGGCGTGCCAGGCCATGCGGCAGCTGCACCCCGAGGCCATTGCCGCCATCCAGAGCAAAGTTCTCTTCAGCAAAGCTGAGGAACAGCTGCTCACTAAGGTGGGATCG agcagccagcccACGCTTGACACCTTCCAAGAGCTGCTGCACAAACACCCTGACGTTTTCTACCCGGCGCGCACGGCCAAGGCGCTGCAGCTGCACTGGCAGCTCATGAAGCAGTATTACCTGCTGGACGACCAGACCG TGCAGCCGCTGCCCAAGGGCGACCAAGTGCTGAACTTCTCGGACGCTGAGGATGCGCTCGATGACAACAAACTCAA GGACATGCGGGACGAGGTGCTGGAGCACG AGCTGACAGTGGCTGACAGGCGCCAGAAGCGGGAGATccggcagctggagcaggagctaCACAAGTGGCAGGTGCTGGTTGACAGCATCACTG GCATGAGTTCCCCAGATTTCGACAGCCAGACGCTGGCCGTGCTGCGGGGCCGCATGGTGCGGTACCTCATGCGCTCCCGTGAG ATCACGCTGGGCAGAGCCACAAAGGACAATCAGATCGACGTGGACCTGGCGCTGGAGGGTCCAGCCTGGAAGATCTCCCGCaagcagg GCGTCATTAAGCTGAAGAACAATGGGGATTTCTTCATTGCTAACGAGGGCCGGCGCCCCATCTACATCGACGGGCGCCCGGTCCTTGGCGGCAACAAGTGGAAGCTCAACAACAACTCGGTGGTGGAG ATCGCCAGCCTCCGCTTCGTGTTCCTCATCAACCAGGACCTCATCGCCCTCATCAAGGCAGAGGCGGCCAAGTTGGCGCAGCAGTGA
- the MCRS1 gene encoding microspherule protein 1 isoform X2 — protein sequence MASGATSRSEDEESLAGQKRGSAPTSGTVPKRRSSSRFIKRKKFDDELVESSLAKSSSRAKGAGGAEPARCSGSEPSSGEKKKVSKSVAAPVAPSPVPPHPGLAKRVKKSKQAPPVTKDLGRWKPADDLLLINAVLQTNDLTSVHLGVKFSCRFNLREIQERWYALLYDPVISKLACQAMRQLHPEAIAAIQSKVLFSKAEEQLLTKSSQPTLDTFQELLHKHPDVFYPARTAKALQLHWQLMKQYYLLDDQTVQPLPKGDQVLNFSDAEDALDDNKLKDMRDEVLEHELTVADRRQKREIRQLEQELHKWQVLVDSITGMSSPDFDSQTLAVLRGRMVRYLMRSREITLGRATKDNQIDVDLALEGPAWKISRKQGVIKLKNNGDFFIANEGRRPIYIDGRPVLGGNKWKLNNNSVVEIASLRFVFLINQDLIALIKAEAAKLAQQ from the exons aTGGCGTCAGGCGCCACGAGCCGCTCCGAGGACGAGGAGTCTCTGGCGGGACAGAAACGGGGCTCAGCCCCCACCTCGGGGACCGTCCCCAAGCGCCGCAGCTCCTCCCG GTTCATTAAGCGGAAGAAGTTCGACGATGAGCTGGTGGAGAGCAGCCTGGCCAAGTCCTCCAGCCGCGCCAAGGGCGCCGGGGGGGCCGAGCCTGCGCGCTGCTCGGGGAGCGAACCCTCCTCGGGTGAGAAGAAGAAG GTCTCCAAGTCGGTGGCTGCCCCCGTGGCGCCCAGTCCcgtccccccccaccccggcctGGCCAAGCGCGTGAAGAAGAGCAAACAGGCCCCCCCGGTCACCAAGGACTTGGGGCGCTGGAAACCGGCTGACGACCTGCTGCTCATTAACGCTGTGCTGCAG ACCAATGACTTGACCTCGGTGCACTTGGGGGTGAAGTTCAGCTGCCGCTTCAACCTACGGGAGATCCAGGAGCGCTGGTATGCGCTGCTCTACGACCCCGTCATCTCCAA gcTGGCGTGCCAGGCCATGCGGCAGCTGCACCCCGAGGCCATTGCCGCCATCCAGAGCAAAGTTCTCTTCAGCAAAGCTGAGGAACAGCTGCTCACTAAG agcagccagcccACGCTTGACACCTTCCAAGAGCTGCTGCACAAACACCCTGACGTTTTCTACCCGGCGCGCACGGCCAAGGCGCTGCAGCTGCACTGGCAGCTCATGAAGCAGTATTACCTGCTGGACGACCAGACCG TGCAGCCGCTGCCCAAGGGCGACCAAGTGCTGAACTTCTCGGACGCTGAGGATGCGCTCGATGACAACAAACTCAA GGACATGCGGGACGAGGTGCTGGAGCACG AGCTGACAGTGGCTGACAGGCGCCAGAAGCGGGAGATccggcagctggagcaggagctaCACAAGTGGCAGGTGCTGGTTGACAGCATCACTG GCATGAGTTCCCCAGATTTCGACAGCCAGACGCTGGCCGTGCTGCGGGGCCGCATGGTGCGGTACCTCATGCGCTCCCGTGAG ATCACGCTGGGCAGAGCCACAAAGGACAATCAGATCGACGTGGACCTGGCGCTGGAGGGTCCAGCCTGGAAGATCTCCCGCaagcagg GCGTCATTAAGCTGAAGAACAATGGGGATTTCTTCATTGCTAACGAGGGCCGGCGCCCCATCTACATCGACGGGCGCCCGGTCCTTGGCGGCAACAAGTGGAAGCTCAACAACAACTCGGTGGTGGAG ATCGCCAGCCTCCGCTTCGTGTTCCTCATCAACCAGGACCTCATCGCCCTCATCAAGGCAGAGGCGGCCAAGTTGGCGCAGCAGTGA